The proteins below are encoded in one region of Sphingobacterium sp. R2:
- a CDS encoding ATP-binding protein: protein MEKKILHDLKFLEKILNITCDTLLLINRDNICVDAIMKTNNPILNPDVDVIGKNILSLLPQPTSRLIEQEFAFCRQTGETSNLNYDLPTDEQMYYFKFLIHKFDDEHLICQYRDITQRSNMKYRLKSALTAQLEVGKVAMIGHWTYDLQRQELIHNGYSNLHKRNLEAPEKITLAQLLNYVHPDDRKGMETFLHNDSIENSTFEYRIKQSGVAITYVRATKYAKRLENNVCIIEGFSQNVSDFIKNRNELEMVLAVVDNAPYSIFACHKNGNMAFANKACRKQNGLNEQEDITDLKIFECLREFTTQEAWDLSVQKIISASGYYQYRCDTLYPELDIIGSECSSLMIKNGNGEDIVWTIKRDISDQLRYEEQLLRSKEAAEESERLKSAFISNMNHEIRTPLSAIMGFGSIIADTPDPELRKEYGELLNANSSQLLRLITDVLEMSQMDAGSVRLKNSDVSLKGILNELSMSFLPNDEQPAIIFDIPEREVVARLDRGRVIQVLVNLINNSLKFTPPEGAVHVGYTLNDDHIVFYVKDNGIGIAKENHALIFNRFYKINSLDKGTGLGLAICKGIVEQMNGQLSVESELGEGATFSIRFPLIEQV, encoded by the coding sequence ATGGAGAAAAAAATATTACATGATTTAAAGTTCTTGGAGAAGATACTGAATATAACTTGCGATACATTATTGTTAATCAATCGTGATAACATTTGCGTGGATGCAATAATGAAAACAAATAATCCAATTCTAAATCCTGACGTCGATGTGATTGGCAAGAATATTTTGTCCCTTTTGCCCCAACCGACATCGAGGCTCATTGAACAGGAATTTGCATTTTGTCGTCAGACAGGGGAAACCTCCAATCTAAATTACGATCTTCCAACAGATGAACAGATGTATTATTTCAAATTTCTGATTCACAAATTTGATGACGAACATTTAATTTGCCAGTATCGGGATATTACTCAAAGAAGTAATATGAAATACCGTCTTAAATCGGCTCTTACCGCACAGCTTGAAGTGGGAAAGGTCGCCATGATTGGCCATTGGACCTATGATCTGCAGCGTCAAGAATTAATACACAATGGTTATTCTAATTTACACAAAAGAAATCTGGAAGCACCTGAGAAGATCACTTTGGCACAGTTACTGAATTATGTCCATCCAGATGACAGAAAAGGAATGGAGACATTTCTACATAATGATTCCATAGAGAATAGTACATTTGAATACCGTATAAAGCAATCTGGTGTTGCCATCACCTATGTGCGGGCGACAAAATATGCCAAACGCCTTGAAAACAATGTATGTATAATAGAAGGTTTTTCGCAAAATGTAAGTGATTTCATTAAAAATAGAAATGAACTTGAAATGGTGCTTGCGGTAGTTGATAATGCACCGTATAGTATTTTTGCATGTCATAAAAATGGTAATATGGCTTTTGCAAATAAAGCATGCCGGAAGCAAAATGGTCTGAATGAACAGGAAGATATAACTGACTTAAAGATCTTTGAATGTCTGCGTGAGTTCACCACACAAGAAGCTTGGGATTTATCGGTGCAAAAAATCATTTCTGCTTCGGGTTATTATCAATACCGCTGTGATACGCTGTATCCAGAATTGGATATTATCGGTTCTGAATGCAGTTCGCTGATGATCAAAAATGGCAATGGTGAGGATATTGTCTGGACCATCAAGCGCGATATCTCTGATCAGCTACGTTATGAAGAGCAACTCTTGCGCTCAAAGGAAGCAGCAGAGGAATCCGAACGATTAAAGTCTGCCTTTATCTCCAATATGAATCATGAAATCCGTACTCCGCTTAGTGCCATTATGGGTTTTGGAAGTATTATTGCAGATACGCCAGATCCTGAATTGCGAAAGGAATATGGTGAGCTCCTCAACGCTAATAGTAGCCAGTTGCTGCGGTTGATAACCGACGTTCTTGAAATGTCACAAATGGATGCAGGTAGCGTTAGGCTAAAGAATTCGGATGTGTCTCTTAAGGGAATATTAAATGAATTATCAATGAGTTTCCTGCCCAATGATGAGCAGCCAGCGATAATTTTTGACATTCCAGAAAGGGAGGTTGTGGCGAGACTGGATCGTGGTCGGGTCATTCAGGTTCTGGTCAATCTTATTAATAACAGCTTAAAATTTACACCGCCAGAAGGTGCTGTGCATGTTGGTTACACTCTAAACGATGATCATATAGTGTTTTATGTAAAGGATAATGGTATAGGCATAGCCAAGGAAAATCATGCATTGATCTTCAATCGGTTTTATAAGATTAACTCATTGGATAAGGGTACAGGGTTAGGTTTGGCGATTTGTAAGGGTATCGTTGAGCAGATGAATGGGCAATTAAGTGTCGAGTCGGAGCTTGGAGAGGGAGCAACTTTTAGCATAAGATTTCCCCTAATTGAACAGGTTTAA